A stretch of the Geovibrio thiophilus genome encodes the following:
- a CDS encoding succinate dehydrogenase assembly factor 2: protein MKDSPLFKKAIFLAARRAMLENEMIVREFVEHNLPEYYTEKDMEELCELLLKIFDNDLFDVIMGQKTAEQFEGQYNVRLLKDIEKYAALYRENKKTKN from the coding sequence ATGAAAGACTCCCCTCTTTTTAAAAAAGCCATCTTTCTCGCCGCAAGGCGCGCCATGCTGGAAAACGAGATGATAGTACGTGAGTTTGTGGAACACAATCTTCCCGAATACTACACGGAGAAAGACATGGAAGAGCTCTGTGAGCTGCTTCTGAAGATTTTCGACAACGACCTGTTCGATGTAATCATGGGGCAGAAAACAGCGGAGCAGTTTGAGGGGCAGTATAACGTCCGCCTGCTTAAAGACATAGAAAAATACGCCGCTCTCTACCGTGAAAACAAAAAGACAAAGAACTAG
- a CDS encoding ATP-binding protein — MRETFKTLITDFQERKLDNIISREYDIPVGSEKIVSLVGVRRCGKTSILFDIINSLKKKVPSENIIYVNFEDDRLFPTELGDLNHIMEGYYEMRPEKRHETVYVFLDEVQNIAGWERYVRRIYDTLNIRVFVTGSSSKLLSKEIATSLRGRTLTYEIFPYSFADFLKAKGIKVNFNSSDSVSYIKNALSEYLTDGGFPETVLQSADIKRRILRDYLDLIVYKDIVERYGIKNNSLLKHIIKYSFCNIGTLVSLNKLYNDLKSQGYKLSKDTVFDYYSYLEDAYAVFSIPVFRNSIKEENRNPRKIYSVDNGFKGVYDAFVTDDFSKLYENAVFLHLRRQTPEIYYYSGKQEVDFYCVAEGKKVLVNVSYKIDSPKTRERELNGLLEAMEYFKMSEAYLITADEEETFQQDDRTIHILPLWKWLLG, encoded by the coding sequence ATGAGAGAAACCTTTAAAACCCTTATCACTGACTTTCAGGAACGTAAGCTGGATAATATCATATCCAGAGAATATGATATTCCCGTGGGCAGTGAAAAGATAGTCTCTTTGGTAGGTGTACGGCGCTGCGGAAAGACAAGTATTCTTTTTGATATTATAAACTCCCTCAAGAAAAAGGTTCCTTCCGAAAATATAATCTATGTAAACTTTGAAGACGACCGCCTATTTCCCACAGAATTGGGAGATCTGAATCATATCATGGAGGGTTATTATGAGATGCGCCCTGAAAAAAGGCATGAAACAGTATATGTCTTCCTTGATGAGGTGCAGAACATTGCCGGATGGGAAAGATACGTGCGGAGAATATACGACACACTGAACATACGGGTTTTTGTCACAGGTTCTTCCTCAAAGCTTCTCAGTAAGGAGATAGCCACATCGCTCAGGGGCAGAACCCTCACTTATGAAATTTTCCCTTACTCTTTTGCAGATTTTTTAAAAGCAAAAGGTATAAAGGTAAATTTCAACAGTTCAGATTCCGTAAGCTATATAAAAAACGCTCTTAGTGAGTATCTCACAGACGGCGGATTTCCTGAAACAGTGTTGCAGTCTGCTGATATAAAAAGACGTATTCTCAGAGATTATCTGGATCTGATAGTCTATAAGGATATAGTGGAGAGATACGGTATAAAAAATAATAGTCTGCTCAAACATATAATAAAATACAGCTTTTGCAATATAGGCACACTTGTGAGCCTGAACAAGCTTTACAATGATCTGAAATCACAGGGGTATAAACTCAGCAAAGATACAGTTTTTGATTATTATTCATATCTGGAAGACGCTTATGCTGTTTTCAGCATTCCTGTCTTCAGAAACAGTATAAAGGAGGAAAATCGCAATCCCAGAAAAATATATTCAGTGGATAACGGCTTTAAAGGGGTTTACGATGCTTTCGTTACGGATGATTTCAGTAAGCTATATGAAAATGCCGTGTTTCTGCATCTTCGCAGACAGACGCCTGAGATCTACTACTACAGCGGAAAACAGGAAGTAGATTTCTACTGCGTTGCAGAAGGTAAAAAGGTTCTGGTAAATGTCAGCTATAAAATTGACAGCCCCAAAACAAGAGAACGTGAGCTAAACGGGCTTCTTGAAGCAATGGAATATTTTAAAATGAGCGAGGCTTATCTTATCACTGCGGACGAGGAGGAAACATTTCAGCAAGATGACCGGACTATACATATTCTGCCGCTCTGGAAGTGGCTGTTGGGGTGA
- a CDS encoding NFACT RNA binding domain-containing protein — protein MDGLTLTKIVRLLNAEFAGSKLNRIGLTDDSMYLSLYSDGVKCIRIRCGDSPALFPADRCDGSQSDRLEALSGATLKSVDCRKYDRLVRFTLLKRRPSGKVIQYRLMAELIGRMSNVAVTDGEGTVLFLLNKSNADADRAFGIGEKYAAPKANKRLNLENHENCGSFAELAGFYPLTVKHAEKLKMSGFSFAETCMYINSSLFEDDGFYITENGKVIPFKSPEAEESVELGQYARILSGDAEVRKSGAAKKRLLRFYEKQRKKYTALTLELEKELSDASAWKDTYEKGVLLRDNLAEIDGRTGETELNFYTESGVEMRRFMIPEGENPSALAGKLFRKAAKMERSVFRIEERIKEIEQFLEGIEEQIYFIENSAGEEELLALEDEMRRGDRIKTKQEIKQKQFMCFQLPCGKAYAGRNSVTNHRLVFQFAKPEDYWFHAQKIPSAHLILRCETQPDEEDILKAAAITAAFSKHKGEAKVTVDYTRKKHVKKPKGTPPGFVIYHKFGSVTVQPSSEEELGSLKAD, from the coding sequence ATGGACGGGCTGACACTTACCAAAATCGTCCGTCTGCTGAACGCAGAATTCGCGGGAAGCAAGCTTAACCGCATAGGTCTCACTGATGATTCAATGTACCTCTCCCTTTACTCGGACGGGGTGAAATGTATACGCATACGCTGTGGGGACTCCCCTGCCCTTTTCCCCGCGGACAGGTGCGACGGCTCACAGTCCGACAGGCTGGAAGCCTTGAGCGGAGCGACTCTCAAGTCCGTAGACTGCCGGAAATACGACCGACTTGTGCGATTCACCCTCCTTAAACGCCGCCCCAGCGGAAAGGTCATTCAGTACAGACTCATGGCGGAGCTGATAGGGCGCATGTCCAACGTCGCCGTGACCGACGGTGAGGGGACTGTGCTGTTTCTCCTGAATAAGAGCAATGCCGATGCTGACAGAGCGTTCGGAATAGGCGAAAAATACGCCGCGCCTAAAGCGAACAAACGCCTTAATCTCGAAAATCACGAAAACTGCGGCAGCTTCGCCGAGCTTGCCGGCTTTTACCCTCTCACTGTAAAACATGCGGAAAAGCTGAAAATGTCCGGCTTTTCCTTCGCCGAAACCTGCATGTACATAAACAGCTCCCTCTTTGAAGACGACGGGTTTTACATAACCGAAAACGGCAAGGTTATTCCCTTTAAATCACCCGAAGCGGAAGAGAGCGTGGAGCTCGGGCAGTATGCCCGCATCCTCAGCGGTGACGCTGAAGTCAGAAAAAGCGGCGCGGCGAAGAAGCGTCTTTTAAGATTTTACGAAAAGCAGAGAAAGAAATACACAGCTCTGACCCTTGAGCTTGAAAAGGAACTGAGTGACGCCTCCGCATGGAAAGACACTTACGAAAAAGGAGTTCTTCTGCGGGATAATCTCGCCGAAATAGACGGGCGAACGGGCGAGACGGAGCTTAACTTTTACACCGAAAGCGGTGTGGAAATGCGCAGATTTATGATTCCCGAAGGCGAAAACCCCTCTGCCCTTGCAGGAAAGCTGTTCAGGAAAGCCGCTAAGATGGAGCGCTCGGTTTTCAGGATTGAGGAAAGAATAAAGGAGATAGAGCAGTTTCTCGAAGGGATTGAGGAGCAGATTTACTTCATAGAAAACTCCGCCGGAGAAGAGGAGCTCTTAGCCCTTGAGGATGAGATGCGCCGCGGCGACAGAATCAAAACCAAGCAGGAGATAAAGCAGAAGCAGTTCATGTGCTTTCAGCTCCCCTGCGGCAAGGCTTACGCAGGACGTAACTCCGTTACCAACCACCGTCTGGTGTTTCAGTTCGCAAAACCGGAGGACTACTGGTTCCACGCCCAGAAGATACCCTCCGCCCATCTGATTCTCCGCTGCGAAACCCAGCCGGATGAGGAAGACATACTGAAAGCAGCCGCCATAACAGCCGCCTTCAGCAAGCACAAAGGCGAGGCTAAGGTAACGGTGGATTACACAAGAAAAAAGCATGTGAAAAAGCCCAAGGGCACACCGCCCGGGTTTGTTATCTACCATAAATTCGGCTCGGTCACGGTTCAGCCCTCCTCAGAGGAGGAACTGGGCAGTTTGAAAGCTGATTAA
- a CDS encoding metal-sensitive transcriptional regulator produces MKHADTLDRLKKIQGQIGGIIRMVEDGSYCIDIVNQISAVRGGLDKVTLMVLEKHLKSCVSSAIKEDHPDAVIEELMGTIQRYIK; encoded by the coding sequence TTGAAACACGCCGATACGCTGGACAGACTGAAAAAAATTCAGGGACAGATAGGCGGCATCATCCGCATGGTGGAGGACGGTTCATACTGTATAGACATAGTGAACCAGATCTCCGCCGTGCGGGGCGGGCTTGACAAGGTCACTCTCATGGTGCTGGAAAAGCATCTGAAAAGCTGCGTCTCCTCCGCCATCAAGGAAGACCATCCCGACGCCGTCATCGAAGAATTGATGGGCACTATTCAAAGGTACATAAAATAG
- a CDS encoding acyl-CoA dehydratase activase, giving the protein MTVKAGIDLGSRYVKLAFLKNGEITYRRWDTAEFYRSFVRRGAEGLVIDLDAAGLEHADSITATGYGRNLLNFANANVISEIKAHFKGALEATKERDFVLVDVGGQDSKVICVQNGYIEDFVMNDKCAASTGRFLENACSILRITLDELAEMIENPVKLSSTCAIFSESEIIGKIAEGYTTEEIGAGVNESIARRLYPLMKKFRTEKIFAAGGVAANSALIHFLSEMAGRRIEVLPDCQYNGCRGCLGY; this is encoded by the coding sequence ATGACCGTTAAAGCGGGAATAGACCTCGGCAGCAGGTACGTTAAGCTCGCCTTTCTGAAAAACGGCGAAATCACCTACCGCAGGTGGGACACGGCTGAGTTTTACCGCTCATTCGTGAGAAGAGGGGCTGAGGGGCTCGTCATAGATCTGGATGCCGCCGGACTTGAACATGCTGACTCAATAACTGCAACGGGTTACGGACGCAATCTGCTTAATTTTGCAAACGCTAACGTAATCTCCGAGATAAAAGCGCACTTCAAAGGCGCACTTGAAGCAACTAAAGAGAGGGACTTCGTTCTGGTGGATGTCGGCGGGCAGGACAGCAAGGTTATCTGCGTGCAGAACGGATATATAGAAGATTTCGTGATGAATGATAAATGCGCCGCCAGTACAGGACGCTTTCTGGAGAACGCATGCAGCATACTGCGGATAACTCTGGATGAGCTGGCGGAAATGATCGAAAACCCCGTAAAGCTCAGCTCCACCTGTGCCATATTTTCCGAAAGCGAAATAATCGGCAAAATAGCCGAAGGCTACACAACGGAGGAGATCGGGGCGGGCGTTAACGAATCCATAGCCCGCAGGCTGTACCCGCTTATGAAAAAATTCAGAACGGAGAAAATCTTCGCCGCGGGCGGCGTAGCGGCAAACAGCGCGCTTATTCACTTTCTCAGCGAAATGGCAGGCCGAAGGATCGAGGTTCTCCCCGACTGCCAGTACAACGGATGCAGGGGATGTCTGGGGTATTAA
- a CDS encoding 2-hydroxyacyl-CoA dehydratase family protein — MKKRIGFTTTIPVEIILAAGHVPVDLNNIFITDKDPTVFIDYAETEGLPRNICAWIKGIYTAVIRGSIDEVIAVTEGDCSNSHALAELFMEHGIPVHSFAYPFGKEDRRSFLEREFRSLAKSLGTTYEAAEEYTKRTDPIREKLRRLDTLTAQEKASGFENHLWLVTSTDFNTEPVAYEAELDTKLAEIEARGSAGRKIRIGVLGVPTIYDDMYGFIEEKGASVVFNEIQRQFAIPSANPDYIARYAEYTYPYDVFGRIADIRQQTAERRIDGLIHYVQSFCYRQMQDITIRKHMDVPVLTIEGDSPSGIDARTKIRIESFIEMLEARKNDR, encoded by the coding sequence ATGAAAAAACGCATAGGCTTCACCACCACAATCCCCGTTGAAATTATCCTTGCCGCCGGACATGTTCCCGTGGATCTCAATAATATTTTTATAACCGACAAAGACCCGACGGTTTTTATCGACTACGCCGAGACGGAAGGCCTGCCCCGCAACATCTGCGCATGGATCAAGGGGATATACACAGCTGTGATTCGGGGCAGCATAGACGAAGTTATCGCCGTGACCGAGGGGGATTGCAGCAATTCCCATGCGCTGGCTGAACTCTTCATGGAGCACGGGATCCCCGTTCACAGCTTCGCCTACCCCTTCGGAAAAGAGGACAGGCGCAGCTTCCTTGAGCGTGAGTTCCGCTCGCTGGCAAAATCACTCGGAACCACATACGAAGCCGCAGAGGAATATACAAAGCGCACAGACCCTATACGGGAGAAGCTCCGCAGGCTGGATACTCTCACTGCACAGGAGAAAGCATCAGGATTCGAGAACCACCTCTGGCTTGTGACCTCCACTGACTTTAATACGGAACCCGTTGCCTACGAAGCGGAGCTTGACACAAAGCTGGCGGAGATAGAGGCGCGCGGCAGCGCAGGACGGAAAATCCGCATAGGCGTTCTTGGCGTTCCCACCATATATGACGATATGTACGGCTTCATAGAGGAGAAGGGGGCATCCGTTGTTTTCAACGAGATCCAGCGGCAGTTCGCAATCCCCAGCGCAAACCCGGACTATATAGCAAGATACGCCGAATACACTTATCCGTATGATGTTTTCGGGCGCATCGCAGACATCAGGCAGCAGACGGCAGAGCGCCGAATAGACGGACTTATACACTATGTGCAGTCGTTCTGCTACCGCCAGATGCAGGACATCACCATCAGAAAGCATATGGACGTGCCCGTACTCACCATAGAGGGTGATTCCCCCTCCGGCATAGACGCAAGGACTAAAATACGCATAGAATCATTCATAGAGATGCTGGAGGCACGGAAAAATGACCGTTAA
- a CDS encoding cache domain-containing protein, whose translation MYKTYSLGRTYFLTSLAAVFLFIILFSSFLAYNEYRDFTAKSDAVDEKLLKEGKENLQTMTYKVATFLENEQGLAEEKLKTQVRSRLDQGFGFIENIHGKYGKTEPREKVIRRITETFSEFTFGADSYFFIFDKNFRQIQGDFGLPEHVNLSEIKDYRGRYVVREIKETAMKGGGFVTYQWKKPGVNDFSYGKISYVRYFEPYGLIIGTGGYVQDVAEEVKREALQRIEHLVSSEKAFFYILDGSGNMLSHSEKDLIGKNINEIDNPVKRDSLKEILTFAENSREGYHGFDWIREDAETPSSMASYNLKYPEWNWVIGFAIYLEDVRKIIDQGKHELQVSLLQSMAIVGLTFLIVFAAAYLIAKRFSGKLEGEFSKFLDFFSGAAEKGAEIDADSMNYEEFRQLALYANRMNYENRRKTLELEKATAAARKASSTKSELISHISHELRTPLTGVLGFIELLDGTELDKIQKRFLRIIKHSSSNLVGVVNDILDFSKLETGSLVLNYDRFSPLSTFESMSELFGFMASESGMEFALYMDHSIPCELEGDVVRISQILSNLVENAVKFNAPGGCAMLDITAVRRNENAVRLRFSVEDNGIGVSDEKQTELEKLFSEYDTEIAERFEGLGGIGLSVSSDIVKLMHGEIGFYRAEKQGSVFWFELDFRVINAKPSVDAARVSDCYSAVFINDDMGDPGVTESQIMRCLKAFGNEVSYFSSLDDIEKLPFLDVVFYVYSENTKDKFLESIRTHEGVPIVLIMDIHRRFEEEDLRKRASSVLFKPIGLSDIYESVYIATSYMNDEPIRDEKQNGRTGGFKGTALVAEDNPVNQKMVRLILKELGLESVCVDNGRKAVEAFRQGGFDIVIMDINMPELGGIEAAKLINEYEKANFFKHVPVIALTAYAIKGDRERFIEAGMDDYLAKPVSIDIMRETLQKHLKVGNG comes from the coding sequence GTGTATAAAACTTACTCTCTTGGCAGAACATATTTTCTGACAAGTCTGGCTGCGGTTTTTCTGTTTATCATACTTTTTTCATCGTTCCTTGCCTATAACGAGTACAGGGATTTCACGGCAAAAAGCGATGCCGTGGACGAAAAACTTCTCAAAGAGGGTAAGGAAAATCTCCAGACGATGACCTACAAAGTTGCTACATTTCTGGAAAATGAACAAGGTCTCGCCGAGGAAAAACTGAAAACGCAGGTGCGCAGCAGGCTTGACCAAGGCTTCGGCTTTATTGAGAATATCCACGGGAAATACGGAAAAACCGAACCCAGAGAAAAAGTTATCAGAAGAATAACCGAAACCTTTTCCGAATTTACCTTCGGGGCAGACAGCTATTTCTTTATATTCGATAAGAATTTCAGGCAGATTCAGGGTGACTTTGGTCTGCCGGAGCATGTAAACCTCTCTGAAATAAAGGACTACAGAGGCAGATATGTGGTCCGTGAAATAAAGGAAACCGCCATGAAGGGGGGCGGCTTTGTCACCTATCAATGGAAAAAGCCCGGCGTGAACGACTTTTCCTACGGAAAAATATCCTACGTACGCTATTTTGAGCCCTACGGACTGATCATAGGCACAGGCGGCTATGTTCAGGATGTCGCGGAAGAGGTGAAAAGGGAGGCTCTGCAAAGGATAGAGCATCTTGTGAGCAGTGAGAAGGCGTTCTTCTATATTCTGGACGGCTCCGGCAATATGCTCAGCCACTCCGAAAAAGATCTCATCGGCAAAAACATAAATGAAATAGACAACCCTGTGAAGCGTGATTCCCTTAAGGAGATCCTGACCTTTGCCGAAAACAGCCGTGAAGGCTACCACGGTTTTGACTGGATTAGAGAGGACGCAGAAACCCCGTCCTCCATGGCTTCATACAACCTGAAATATCCTGAGTGGAACTGGGTGATAGGCTTTGCGATCTATCTCGAAGATGTGCGGAAAATCATAGATCAGGGCAAACATGAGCTTCAGGTGAGCCTGCTTCAGTCCATGGCTATAGTGGGCTTAACCTTCTTAATAGTCTTCGCGGCGGCCTACCTCATCGCCAAACGCTTTTCCGGCAAGCTTGAGGGTGAGTTCTCAAAATTTCTGGACTTTTTCTCCGGCGCGGCGGAAAAAGGCGCGGAGATAGACGCAGACAGCATGAATTATGAGGAATTCAGGCAGCTTGCTCTTTACGCCAACCGCATGAATTATGAGAACAGACGGAAAACGCTGGAGCTTGAAAAGGCCACTGCCGCCGCAAGAAAGGCGAGCAGCACCAAGTCGGAGCTTATCTCCCACATCAGCCACGAGCTGCGCACGCCTCTGACCGGTGTTCTGGGATTTATTGAGCTTCTGGACGGAACGGAGCTGGATAAAATTCAGAAAAGGTTTCTGCGGATCATTAAGCACAGCTCCAGCAACCTTGTGGGTGTGGTGAATGACATACTGGATTTCTCCAAACTGGAGACAGGAAGCCTTGTGCTCAATTACGACAGATTCAGCCCTTTAAGCACTTTTGAGTCCATGAGTGAGCTTTTCGGCTTCATGGCATCGGAAAGCGGTATGGAGTTCGCTCTTTATATGGATCACAGCATCCCCTGTGAACTCGAAGGTGACGTGGTGCGCATAAGCCAGATTCTCTCAAATCTTGTGGAAAACGCAGTGAAGTTCAATGCCCCGGGCGGCTGCGCCATGCTTGATATAACAGCCGTCCGCCGCAATGAGAATGCGGTAAGGCTTCGCTTTTCTGTGGAGGACAACGGAATCGGCGTCAGCGATGAGAAACAGACGGAGCTTGAAAAGCTCTTCTCTGAATACGACACCGAAATAGCCGAAAGATTTGAAGGCTTGGGCGGCATAGGCTTAAGCGTTTCATCTGATATTGTCAAGCTCATGCACGGTGAAATAGGCTTTTACAGAGCGGAGAAGCAGGGCTCTGTCTTCTGGTTTGAGCTTGATTTCAGGGTGATAAACGCAAAACCATCAGTGGACGCCGCTAGAGTGAGCGACTGTTATTCCGCTGTTTTTATTAATGACGACATGGGCGACCCCGGAGTGACTGAAAGCCAGATAATGCGCTGTTTAAAAGCCTTCGGCAATGAGGTTTCTTATTTTTCCTCTCTGGATGATATTGAGAAACTGCCGTTTCTGGACGTGGTTTTTTATGTATATTCGGAAAACACCAAAGATAAATTCCTTGAGAGCATCCGCACACACGAAGGTGTACCGATCGTTCTGATTATGGATATACACAGGCGTTTTGAGGAGGAAGACCTGAGAAAGCGTGCCTCGTCAGTTTTATTCAAACCAATCGGGCTCTCGGATATATACGAATCAGTATACATAGCAACAAGCTACATGAATGATGAGCCGATAAGGGACGAAAAGCAGAACGGCAGAACGGGCGGGTTCAAGGGAACAGCTCTTGTGGCGGAGGACAACCCGGTAAACCAGAAGATGGTACGGCTGATACTCAAGGAGCTCGGGCTTGAGAGCGTTTGTGTGGACAACGGGCGCAAGGCTGTTGAGGCGTTCAGGCAGGGCGGGTTTGATATTGTGATAATGGACATAAATATGCCGGAGCTCGGCGGCATAGAGGCGGCAAAGCTCATAAATGAATATGAGAAAGCAAACTTTTTTAAGCATGTGCCCGTAATAGCCCTCACCGCATACGCCATAAAAGGGGACAGGGAGCGCTTTATTGAGGCTGGAATGGATGATTATCTTGCAAAGCCTGTAAGTATTGATATTATGAGGGAAACATTACAAAAACATTTAAAGGTCGGTAACGGATGA
- the copZ gene encoding copper chaperone CopZ, whose translation MEKAELKVDGMKCGHCKMAVEKALGGVAGVASVKVDLAAKSVEVEFDGAKVSLDDIKETITDEGYEVKS comes from the coding sequence ATGGAAAAAGCGGAACTTAAAGTTGACGGAATGAAGTGCGGTCACTGCAAAATGGCAGTGGAAAAAGCCCTCGGCGGGGTTGCGGGCGTGGCGTCCGTTAAGGTTGATCTTGCGGCGAAATCCGTTGAGGTAGAGTTTGACGGAGCAAAGGTAAGCCTTGATGACATTAAGGAAACCATAACGGACGAAGGCTATGAGGTAAAATCTTGA
- a CDS encoding type IV pilus twitching motility protein PilT → MAKIDAFFNHLMNEGGSDLHLSAGVKPQMRKHGELTEIPFKYDKLTNEMLTELLSEICSDEQWKKFLDKKDLDFAYEITGKARFRANYYCQKRGMGAVFRIIPDTILTVEQLGLPPQVLRFADYSRGLILVTGATGSGKSTTLAGIIDYINKNRPDHILTVEDPVEFVHKPARCLINHREVGAHTQSFAAALKAALREDPDVILVGEMRDLETIELAITAAETGHLVFGTLHTNSAAKTVDRIIDVFPEGRQAQIRAMLSESLKGVVCQQLFKRVDKSGRVAALEIMFVNSAIANLIREGKTFQIPSSIQTGRGEGMQLMDGAIKELLTAGRISPEEAYAKCFDKKAFAKYLDNPPAEAES, encoded by the coding sequence ATGGCTAAGATAGACGCTTTTTTCAACCACTTAATGAATGAGGGGGGGAGCGACCTGCACCTTTCCGCAGGGGTAAAGCCGCAGATGAGAAAACACGGCGAGCTCACGGAAATCCCTTTCAAGTATGATAAACTCACTAACGAGATGCTCACCGAGCTTCTCTCGGAAATATGCAGCGATGAACAGTGGAAGAAGTTTCTTGATAAAAAAGACCTCGATTTCGCCTACGAAATTACCGGCAAGGCACGCTTCCGTGCCAACTACTACTGCCAGAAGCGCGGAATGGGCGCCGTTTTCAGGATAATTCCCGATACTATACTCACTGTGGAGCAGCTTGGTCTGCCGCCGCAGGTGCTGAGATTCGCCGACTACAGCAGGGGTCTGATACTCGTTACCGGAGCCACGGGCAGCGGTAAATCAACCACCCTTGCCGGAATAATTGACTACATCAACAAAAACAGACCCGACCATATTCTTACGGTTGAGGATCCGGTGGAGTTTGTTCACAAGCCCGCCAGATGCCTCATAAACCACCGTGAAGTCGGCGCGCACACACAGAGCTTCGCCGCGGCGCTCAAGGCTGCGCTCCGTGAGGATCCCGATGTTATTCTCGTGGGCGAGATGCGCGACCTTGAGACGATAGAGCTTGCCATAACCGCCGCCGAGACGGGGCACCTAGTCTTCGGTACGCTTCACACCAACTCCGCGGCAAAAACTGTGGACAGGATAATAGATGTTTTCCCCGAAGGCAGACAGGCGCAGATCCGCGCCATGCTCAGCGAATCACTCAAGGGGGTTGTGTGCCAGCAGCTTTTCAAAAGAGTTGATAAGTCCGGGCGTGTCGCCGCTCTCGAAATAATGTTTGTCAACAGCGCCATAGCCAACCTCATAAGGGAAGGCAAAACATTCCAGATCCCTTCCAGCATTCAGACCGGCAGAGGCGAAGGGATGCAGCTTATGGACGGCGCCATAAAGGAACTGCTCACGGCGGGCAGAATATCTCCGGAAGAGGCATATGCCAAATGCTTTGACAAGAAGGCGTTCGCCAAATATCTGGACAATCCTCCTGCGGAAGCCGAGAGTTAA